Proteins encoded together in one Microcebus murinus isolate Inina chromosome 16, M.murinus_Inina_mat1.0, whole genome shotgun sequence window:
- the ALDH16A1 gene encoding aldehyde dehydrogenase family 16 member A1 — protein MAATRVGPRAREIFTTLEYGPAPESHACALAWLDTQDRLLGHYVNGKWSKPEHRNSVPCQDPITGENLASCLQAQADDVAAAVEAARTAFESWSRLPGAVRAQHLSRLAKVIQKHQRLLWTLESLVTGRAVREVRDGDVQLAQQLLHYHAVQAYTQEEALAGWEPMGVIGLILPSTFSFLEMMWRICPALAVGCTVVALVPPASPTPLLLAQLAGELGPFPGIVNVISGPASLGPVLASQPGVQKVAFCGALEEGRALRRALAGEGAELGLALGAEALLLLSDAADVDSAVEGVVDAAWSDRSPGGLRLLVQESVWEEAMRRLQARMERLRSGRGLDGAVDMGARGTAARELAQRYVREAQSQGAQVFQAGDVPLDSPFYPPTLVSDLPPASPCAQAEVPWPVVVASPFRTAKEALALANGTPRGGSASVWSERLGQALELGYGLRAGTVWINSHGLRDPAVPTGGCKESGSSWHGGPDGLYEYLRPSGTPTRLSYLSKDLNYDTFGLAVPSTLPAGPETGPTPAPPYGLFVGGRFQAPGARSSKPIQDAVGNLHGYVAEGGAKDIRGAVEAAHQAASGWAGQSPAARTALLWALAAALEHRESALASRLERQGVELKAAKAEVELSVRRLRTWGAQTQAQGQTLQVAGLRGPVLRLREPLGVLAIVCPDERPLLAFVSLLAPALAHGNTVVMVPSGACPLLALEVCQDMATLFPAGLVNVVTGDRDHLTRCLALHQDVQALWYFGSAQGSQFVEWASAGNLKPVWVSRGLPRAWEQEAEGAGPELGLRAARTKALWLPMGD, from the exons ATGGCTGCGACGCGTGTAGGGCCCCGCGCGCGCGAGATCTTCACCACGCTGGAGTACGGACCCGCGCCGGAGAGCCACGCATGCGCACTG gcctggctggaCACCCAGGACCGGCTCTTGGGCCACTATGTAAATGGGAAGTGGTCAAAGCCAGAACACAGGAATTCAGTGCCATGCCAGGATCCCATCACAG GAGAGAACTTGGCCAGTTGCCTACAGGCACAGGCTGACGATGTGGCTGCAGCCGTGGAGGCAGCCAGGACCGCATTTGAGAGCTGGAGCCGACTCCCTGGGGCCGTCCGGGCCCAGCACCTGTCTAG GCTGGCCAAGGTGATCCAGAAGCACCAGCGGCTGCTGTGGACCCTGGAATCCCTGGTTACTGGACGGGCCGTTCGAGAGGTTCGAGATGGGGATGTCCAGTTGGCCCAGCAGTTACTTCACTACCACGCAGTCCAGGCATACACCCAGGAGGAGGCGCTGGCAGGCTGGGAGCCCATGG GAGTAATTGGCCTCATCTTGCCATCTACGTTCTCCTTCCTTGAGATGATGTGGAGGATTTGCCCTGCCCTGGCTGTGG gctgCACTGTGGTGGCCCTTGTGCCCCCGGCCTCGCCGACAcccctcctcctggcccagcTGGCAGGGGAGCTAGGCCCATTCCCAGGAATAGTCAACGTGATCAgtggccctgcctccctggggcCGGTGCTGGCCTCCCAGCCTGGAGTCCAGAAGGTGGCCTTCTGTGGAGCCCTCGAG GAAGGACGTGCCCTTCGGCGGGCCCTGGCAGGCGAGGGGGCCGAGCTGGGCCTGGCTCTGGGGGCGGaggcgctgctgctgctgagcGACGCCGCGGATGTGGACTCGGCCGTGGAGGGCGTGGTGGACGCAGCCTGGTCCGACCGAAGCCCG GGGGGCCTCAGGCTCCTCGTCCAGGAGTCTGTGTGGGAGGAAGCCATGAGGCGGCTCCAGGCGCGGATGGAGCGGCTCCGGAGTGGCCGAGGGCTGGACGGGGCCGTGGACATGGGGGCCCGGGGGACTGCCGCTCGTGAGCTGGCCCAGCGCTATGTGCGTGAGGCCCAGAGCCAGGGTGCGCAG GTGTTCCAGGCCGGCGACGTGCCTTTAGACAGCCCATTCTATCCCCCAACCTTGGTCTCCgacctgcccccagcctccccgTGTGCCCAGGCAGAG GTGCCATGGCCTGTGGTCGTGGCTTCCCCTTTCCGCACAGCCAAGGAGGCGCTGGCCTTGGCCAACGGGACGCCCCGGGGGGGCAGTGCCAGCGTGTGGAgcgagaggctggggcaggcgcTGGAGCTGGGCTACGG GCTCCGGGCGGGCACGGTCTGGATCAACAGCCACGGCCTCAGAGACCCTGCAGTGCCCACCGGGGGCTGCAAGGAGAGCGGGTCGTCCTGGCACGGGGGCCCTGAT GGGCTGTATGAGTACCTGCGGCCCTCAGGGACTCCTACCCGGCTCTCCTACCTGTCCAAGGACCTGAACTATGATACATTTGGCCTCGCTGTGCCCTCAACCCTGCCGGCCGGGCCTGAAACAGGGCCCAC CCCAGCACCCCCCTATGGGCTCTTCGTTGGAGGCCGTTTCCAGGCTCCTGGGGCCCGGAGCTCCAAGCCCATCCAGGATGCGGTTGGCAACCTCCATGGCTACGTGGCTGAGGGCGGAGCCAAGGATATCCGAGGTGCTGTGGAGGCTGCTCACCAGGCTGCCTCTGG CTGGGCGGGGCAGTCACCGGCGGCCCGTACGGCCCTGCTGTGGGCCCTGGCAGCCGCGCTGGAGCACCGGGAGTCCGCCCTGGCCTCgaggctggagaggcagggaGTGGAGCTCAAGGCTGCCAAGGCGGAGGTGGAGCTGAGTGTGAGACGACTTCGGACCTGGGGTGCCCAGACCCAGGCCCAAGGCCAAACCCTGCAG GTAGCCGGACTGAGAGGCCCCGTGCTCCGCCTGCGGGAGCCACTGGGTGTGCTGGCTATCGTGTGCCCGGACGAGCGGCCCCTGCTTGCCTTCGTGTCCCtgctggcccctgccctggcccatgGCAACACTGTAGTCATGGTGCCCAGCGGGGCCTGTCCCCTGCTGGCCCTGGAGGTCTGCCAG GACATGGCCACCCTGTTCCCGGCGGGCCTGGTGAACGTGGTGACAGGAGACCGGGACCACCTGACCCGCTGCCTGGCCTTGCACCAGGACGTCCAGGCCCTGTGGTATTTCGGATCTGCCCAG
- the PIH1D1 gene encoding PIH1 domain-containing protein 1 isoform X1 encodes MCGSELRRLDVWAMANSQLLAPELSEAETMGAETARFEELLLQASKELQQAQTTRPESTQIQPQPGFCIKTNSSEGKVFINICHSASIPPPADVTEDELLQMLEEDQAGFRIPMSLGEPHAELDAKGQGCTAYDVAVNSDFYRRMQNSDFLRELVITIAREGLEDKYSLQLNPEWRMLKNRTFLGSISQQNIRSRQRPGPRIQELGNLDSPDSRRDEEGPEKPHLNLWLEAPDLLLAEIDLPKLDGALGLSLEIGENRLVMRGPQQLYHLDAYIPLRVNSDESRAAFHRKRKQLMVAMPLLSVPS; translated from the exons ATGTGTGGGTCCGAATTGAGAAGGTTGGACGTATG GGCCATGGCGAACTCGCAGCTGCTGGCACCGGAGTTAAGCGAGGCAGAGACGATGGGTGCTGAGACGGCACGATTCGAGGAGCTGCTCCTGCAG GCCTCCAAGGAGCTCCAGCAAGCCCAGACAACCAGACCAGAATCTACACAAATCCAACCGCAGCCTG GTTTCTGCATAAAGACCAACTCATCGGAAGGGAAGGTTTTCATCAACATCTGTCACTCTGCCTCCATCCCTCCTCCAGCTGACGTGACCGAGGATGAGCTTCTTCAAATGCTGGAGGAGGACCAAGCTGGGTTTCGCATCCCCATGAGTCTGGGAGAGCCTCATGCCGAACTGGATGCAA AAGGCCAGGGCTGTACCGCCTACGACGTAGCTGTCAACAGCGACTTCTACCGGAGGATGCAG AACAGCGATTTCTTGCGGGAGCTGGTGATCACCATCGCCAGGGAGGGCCTTGAGGACAAATACAGCCTGCAGCTGAATCcgg AATGGCGCATGTTGAAGAACCGCACTTTCCTGGGCTCCATCTCCCAGCAGAACATTCGCTCCCGGCAGCGTCCTGGTCCTAGAATCCAGGAGCTGGGGAACCTGGACTCGCCCGACTCCAGGAGAGATGAGGAAGG CCCCGAGAAGCCTCACCTGAACCTCTGGCTGGAAGCCCCTGACCTCCTGTTGGCCGAAATTGACCTCCCCAAACTG GATGGAGCACTGGGGCTGTCGCTGGAGATTGGGGAGAACCGCCTGGTGATGCGGGGCCCCCAGCAGCTGTATCACCTGGATGCCTACATCCCCCTGCGGGTCAACTCTGATGAGAGCAGGGCAGCCTTCCACCGGAAGAGAAAG CAACTGATGGTGGCCATGCCCCTTCTGTCCGTGCCTTCCTGA
- the PIH1D1 gene encoding PIH1 domain-containing protein 1 isoform X2: protein MANSQLLAPELSEAETMGAETARFEELLLQASKELQQAQTTRPESTQIQPQPGFCIKTNSSEGKVFINICHSASIPPPADVTEDELLQMLEEDQAGFRIPMSLGEPHAELDAKGQGCTAYDVAVNSDFYRRMQNSDFLRELVITIAREGLEDKYSLQLNPEWRMLKNRTFLGSISQQNIRSRQRPGPRIQELGNLDSPDSRRDEEGPEKPHLNLWLEAPDLLLAEIDLPKLDGALGLSLEIGENRLVMRGPQQLYHLDAYIPLRVNSDESRAAFHRKRKQLMVAMPLLSVPS from the exons ATGGCGAACTCGCAGCTGCTGGCACCGGAGTTAAGCGAGGCAGAGACGATGGGTGCTGAGACGGCACGATTCGAGGAGCTGCTCCTGCAG GCCTCCAAGGAGCTCCAGCAAGCCCAGACAACCAGACCAGAATCTACACAAATCCAACCGCAGCCTG GTTTCTGCATAAAGACCAACTCATCGGAAGGGAAGGTTTTCATCAACATCTGTCACTCTGCCTCCATCCCTCCTCCAGCTGACGTGACCGAGGATGAGCTTCTTCAAATGCTGGAGGAGGACCAAGCTGGGTTTCGCATCCCCATGAGTCTGGGAGAGCCTCATGCCGAACTGGATGCAA AAGGCCAGGGCTGTACCGCCTACGACGTAGCTGTCAACAGCGACTTCTACCGGAGGATGCAG AACAGCGATTTCTTGCGGGAGCTGGTGATCACCATCGCCAGGGAGGGCCTTGAGGACAAATACAGCCTGCAGCTGAATCcgg AATGGCGCATGTTGAAGAACCGCACTTTCCTGGGCTCCATCTCCCAGCAGAACATTCGCTCCCGGCAGCGTCCTGGTCCTAGAATCCAGGAGCTGGGGAACCTGGACTCGCCCGACTCCAGGAGAGATGAGGAAGG CCCCGAGAAGCCTCACCTGAACCTCTGGCTGGAAGCCCCTGACCTCCTGTTGGCCGAAATTGACCTCCCCAAACTG GATGGAGCACTGGGGCTGTCGCTGGAGATTGGGGAGAACCGCCTGGTGATGCGGGGCCCCCAGCAGCTGTATCACCTGGATGCCTACATCCCCCTGCGGGTCAACTCTGATGAGAGCAGGGCAGCCTTCCACCGGAAGAGAAAG CAACTGATGGTGGCCATGCCCCTTCTGTCCGTGCCTTCCTGA